In Pithys albifrons albifrons isolate INPA30051 chromosome 6, PitAlb_v1, whole genome shotgun sequence, a single genomic region encodes these proteins:
- the NID2 gene encoding nidogen-2 isoform X3 produces MRVQVCACPGWVGTNGVISTQDFPRETQYVDDDFPTDFPVIAPFLADLDTSGDRGNIYYRQDDSPDVLDQAVGYIQAGFPRTAGSFVPTNAFIATWEDVGAYQELSQDNEPSTKLNTFQAVIAYNDEDTYTIFLYPNGGLQFLGTRPKESYNVQLELPARVGFSWGDGDDPKRDGLFHSLASSEQALRNLERESNTGVPGVWVFRVGSMDHVELGGSEGAGPGMPQSLPVHPDPDYTHTLYSHADHASTELPRHHPSHGSRTPVLLGFVPERREAQEQSHWLHPDGNGGTQQSYSANPSSYSSGHHGVGVEEDVHFNPDVFTYSASSKETCAQHHGRCSPHAFCTDYATGFCCHCQATFYGNGRQCLPEGAVHRLNGKVSGSLTVGRASVRFQDVDLHAYIVGSDGRAYTAISGVPQPAGRALLPLLPIGGLFAWLFALEEPGSENGFSITGAEFTQSLEVTFYPGGETVQVTQTAEGLGPDNYLSLKTHIQGEVPFLPENVTVHITPYKELYYYSSSAVTSSGQWEYVVAAGTANQTLSYRLRQNITFSSCSHARLPAQQQLSVARAFALYDSQEHVLRYALAARIGSAQDGAGNPPVSPCHDGTHACEAPARCQPGVGMEYMCECPAGYHRDRRGCRDVDECAEGLSQCGAFTLCLNMPGSYRCECRSGYQPAGDGQACVPLAPVSDPCEDGRHPCAPGDRARCVSRGDGRATCECLPGYAGDGVHCSDVDECTENRCHPAATCYNTPGSFSCQCQPGYEGDGFQCTYEGNPQWLTPCQHEQMYPREVPPGPSPVGDRHVPQCDEEGRYRPLQCHGSTGHCWCVDAAGQEIAGTRTAPGTTPPRCGSPAESIQQLTPCEHARMYPREVLPGPFPVGDGHVPQCDEEGRYRPLQCHGSTGHCWCVDAAGQEIAGTRTAPGTTPPRCGSPEPTERPPSMCERWRQSLLEHYGGSPRSDQYVPQCDPQGHFTPLQCHGDSGYCWCVDESGREIEGTRSEPGTPPPCIPSIAPPTVRPSPRPDVSPPATGTFLLYAQGQQIGYLPLNGTRLQKEAAKTLLSLHGSIVVGIDYDCREKMIYWTDVAGRTISRASLELGAEPETVINSGLISPEGLAVDHLRRAMFWTDSGLDRIERARLDGSERRVLFDTELVNPRAIAVDPVRGNLYWTDWNREAPKIETSTVNGANRRVLVHTDIGLPNGLTFDPFSKLLCWADAGTKHLECTFPDGTGRHVIQNNLNYPFSIISYANHFYHTDWRRDGVIAVNKDTGSFTDEYLPEQRSHLYGITAVYPYCPGARK; encoded by the exons CTCAACACCTTCCAGGCAGTCATAGCCTACAACGATGAGGACACCTACACCATCTTCCTCTATCCCAATGGCGGCCTCCAGTTCCTGGGGACACGACCCAAGGAGTCCTACAAtgtccagctggagctgccagccAGGGTGGGCTTCAGCTGGGGAGACGGCGATGACCCGAAGAGGGATGGGCTGTTccacagcctggccagcagcGAGCAGGCTCTGAGGAACCTGGAGCG GGAGAGCAACACAGGAGTACCTGGAGTGTGGGTCTTCCGTGTGGGCAGCATGGACCATGTGGAGCTGGGAGGCAGTGAGGGAGCTGGTCCTGGAATGCCGCAGAGCCTCCCTGTGCATCCTGACCCCGACTACACCCACACGCTCTACAGCCATGCTGACCACGCGtccacagagctgcccaggcATCATCCCAGCCATGGATCCCGCACCCCAGTGCTCCTGGGCTTTGTCCCTGAGAGGAGGGAggcccaggagcagagccacTGGCTGCATCCTGACGGGAACGGTGGCACCCAGCAGAGCTATTCCGCCAACCCCTCTTCCTACAGCTCCGGGCACCACGGTGTCGGTGTGGAGGAGGACGTGCATTTCAACCCTGATG TGTTCACCTACAGTGCCTCCAGCAAGGAGACGTGTGCCCAGCACCACGGGCGCTGCTCCCCGCACGCCTTCTGCACCGACTATGCCACCGGcttctgctgccactgccaggccACCTTCTATGGGAACGGGCGGCAGTGCCTGCCCGAAG gggccgTGCATCGCCTCAACGGGAAGGTGAGCGGGAGCCTGACGGTGGGACGGGCATCCGTCCGCTTCCAGGACGTGGACCTGCACGCCTACATCGTGGGCAGCGATGGCAGAGCCTACACAGCCATCAGTGGGGTGCCCCAGCCCGCTGGCcgtgccctcctgcccctcctgcccatcGGAGGGCTCTTTGCCTGGCTCTTCGCCCTGGAGGAGCCTGGCTCTGAGAATGGCTTCAGCATCACTG GTGCTGAATTCACCCAGAGCCTAGAGGTGACCTTCTACCCTGGAGGGGAGACAGTCCAGGTCACTCAGACAGCCGAGGGCCTGGGACCGGACAATTACTTGAGCCTCAAGACACACATCCAGGGTGAGGTGCCGTTTCTTCCAGAGAACGTCACTGTCCACATCACTCCCTACAAGGAACTCTACTACTACTCCAGCTCTG CCGTGACATCCTCGGGTCAGTGGGAGTACGTCGTGGCTGCGGGAACTGCCAACCAGACCTTGTCCTACCGCTTGCGACAGAATAtcaccttctccagctgctcccacgCCCGCCTGCCCgcgcagcagcagctcagcgtGGCACGTGCCTTCGCCCTCTACGACAGCCAGGAGCACGTCCTGCGCTACGCCCTGGCCGCCCGCATCGGCTCAGCACAAg ATGGTGCCGGGAATCCCCCAGTGAGCCCGTGCCATGACGGCACACATGCGTGCGAGGCACCAGCACGCTGCCAGCCCGGTGTGGGGATGGAGTACATGTGTGAGTGCCCAGCCGGGTACCACAGAGACAGACGGGGCTGCCGag ATGTGGACGAGTGTGCCGAGGGCCTGAGCCAGTGCGGTGCCTTCACCCTGTGCCTGAACATGCCGGGCAGTTACCGGTGCGAGTGCCGCAGTGGGTACCAGCCGGCGGGGGACGGGCAGGCGTGTGTGC CGCTGGCACCAGTGAGTGACCCCTGCGAGGATGGAAGGCATCCCTGCGCGCCGGGGGACCGTGCACGGTGTGTGTCCCGCGGCGACGGCCGTGCCACCTGCGAGTGCCTCCCTGGCTATGCTGGCGACGGCGTCCACTGCTCCG ATGTGGATGAGTGTACCGAAAACCGGTGTCACCCGGCTGCCACCTGCTACAACACACCAGgctccttctcctgccagtgccagcctggctaTGAAGGCGATGGCTTCCAGTGCACGTATG AAGGGAACCCACAGTGGCTGACGCCCTGCCAGCACGAGCAGATGTACCCACGGGAGGTGCCACCTGGACCCTCGCCAGTGGGTGACAGACACGTGCCCCAGTGTGATGAGGAGGGTCGGTACCGGCCCCTGCAGTGCCACGGCAGCACCGGGCACTGCTGGTGCGTGGATGCTGCCGGGCAGGAGATCGCCGGCACACGCACAGCACCGGGCACTACTCCCCCTCGCTGTGGGAGCCCAG CAGAGTCCATCCAGCAGCTGACACCCTGTGAGCACGCGCGGATGTACCCACGGGAGGTGCTACCGGGACCCTTCCCCGTGGGCGACGGGCACGTGCCCCAGTGTGATGAGGAGGGTCGGTACCGGCCCCTGCAGTGCCACGGCAGCACCGGGCACTGCTGGTGTGTGgatgctgctgggcaggagatCGCTGGCACACGGACAGCACCGGGCACCACTCCCCCTCGCTGCGGGAGCCCAG AGCCCACGGAGCGGCCGCCCAGCATGTGCGAGCGCTGGCGGCAGAGCCTGCTGGAGCACTACGGGGGCAGCCCCCGCAGCGACCAGTACGTGCCCCAGTGCGACCCCCAGGGACACTTCACTCCGCTGCAGTGCCACGGGGACAGCGGGTACTGCTGGTGTGTGGATGAGAGCGGCAGGGAGATCGAGGGCACGCGCTCGGAGCCCGGCACCCCCCCACCAT GTATCCCCAGCATTGCGCCGCCCACTGTCCGGCCTTCACCCCGGCCTGACGTGTCCCCACCGGCCACGGGGACCTTCCTGCTCTACGCTCAGGGACAGCAAATTGGGTACCTCCCACTCAACGGGACGCGGCTGCAGAAGGAGGCGGCCAAgaccctgctctccctgcat GGCTCCATCGTGGTGGGGATCGACTATGACTGCCGGGAGAAGATGATCTATTGGACAGATGTGGCCGGACGGACCATCAGCCGGGCGAGTCTGGAGCTGGGAGCCGAGCCAGAGACCGTCATCAACTCAG GACTCATCAGCCCTGAGGGCCTGGCCGTGGACCACCTGCGCCGGGCCATGTTCTGGACGGACAGCGGCCTGGACAGGATCGAGAGGGCCCGGCTGGACGGCTCCGAGCGGCGCGTGCTGTTCGACACCGAGCTCGTCAACCCCCGCGCCATCGCCGTGGACCCCGTGCGAGG CAACCTTTACTGGACTGACTGGAATCGTGAAGCTCCCAAAATCGAAACTTCCACTGTCAACGGAGCCAACAGGAGGGTCCTGGTGCACACAGACATTGGTTTGCCCAATGGCCTGACGTTTGACCCCTTCTCCAAGCTGCTGTGTTGGGCAGATGCAG GAACAAAGCACCTGGAATGCACATTCCCTGATGGCACAGGCCGACACGTCATCCAGAACAACCTCAACTACCCCTTCAGCATCATCAGCTACGCCAACCACTTCTACCACACGGACTGGAGACG GGATGGGGTGATAGCTGTAAATAAAGACACCGGCTCCTTCACTGATGAGTATCTTCCAGAGCAGCGATCCCATCTCTATGGAATAACAGCAGTTTATCCCTACTGCCCTGGAG CAAGAAAATAA